Proteins from a single region of Leuconostoc gasicomitatum LMG 18811:
- the mreC gene encoding rod shape-determining protein MreC, with translation MRKIFSSRAVVTIIISLIVIVGLIAGSNWWAKRTNTPPFFQRFSNDLAGGVSRIISVPTTAIGRSANSIGNLLDTFEENRELKSKIDEFAQDKVRLQTVEEENKTLKNQLKLKATLTDYKTVSAVTISRSPTTWQSQLVINKGLKSGLKKGMPVLSGAGIIGRISEVNTTNSKVALISDTSEDANRFAITIKGGNGDVNGIVTDFNREKNQLIMSQVTSENQIKAGDLVETSGLGGVIPAGLYVGKVSSVTRDDYGLSKQINIEPAADLGNVTTVVVAVSQIGAQ, from the coding sequence ATGCGTAAAATATTTTCGTCGCGCGCTGTTGTAACAATTATTATTTCGCTCATTGTGATTGTGGGGCTGATAGCGGGATCCAATTGGTGGGCAAAGCGAACAAACACACCACCTTTTTTTCAGCGTTTTAGCAATGATTTAGCTGGTGGTGTGAGTCGTATTATTTCAGTACCAACTACAGCTATTGGTCGCTCAGCTAATAGCATTGGTAATTTATTAGATACGTTTGAAGAAAATCGTGAACTAAAATCAAAAATTGATGAATTTGCACAAGATAAGGTGAGACTTCAAACAGTAGAAGAAGAAAATAAAACGCTCAAAAATCAACTGAAGCTCAAAGCAACTTTGACAGATTATAAGACAGTATCCGCGGTCACTATTAGTCGGTCACCAACGACATGGCAGTCTCAGTTGGTTATCAATAAAGGACTGAAATCAGGTCTTAAAAAGGGGATGCCAGTATTGTCTGGTGCTGGCATTATTGGTCGAATAAGTGAGGTAAATACAACTAATTCGAAGGTGGCACTTATATCTGATACAAGTGAAGATGCGAATCGATTTGCGATTACAATTAAGGGTGGTAATGGAGATGTTAATGGCATTGTGACAGACTTTAATCGTGAAAAAAATCAATTAATAATGAGTCAAGTCACATCAGAAAATCAGATTAAAGCTGGAGATTTGGTTGAAACATCGGGATTGGGTGGTGTTATTCCTGCCGGACTTTATGTTGGAAAGGTTTCAAGTGTGACCCGAGATGACTATGGGTTGTCTAAGCAAATTAATATTGAACCAGCGGCTGATTTGGGTAACGTTACAACAGTAGTTGTTGCTGTATCACAGATTGGAGCGCAATAA
- the mreD gene encoding rod shape-determining protein MreD codes for MAFWQLTRLRVVYPVLLFFLLFVDGSLMAGMGGILTAFPWYILPTLTLVWLFYAIQFEVDKDMPFWLYVILIGILFDMYYTGIFGTYTLAFIVAVAVMKQLHKVLDERLLSGITIFLIGLIVYLVVTYGAGFIIGSANVSLVTFFVFEVLPTAILNIIVATICYYPTWSLFQFLK; via the coding sequence ATGGCATTTTGGCAGTTAACACGATTACGAGTTGTATATCCGGTGCTTTTATTTTTTTTATTGTTTGTTGATGGCTCATTAATGGCTGGTATGGGTGGTATTTTGACTGCTTTTCCATGGTACATTCTGCCAACACTCACATTGGTTTGGCTCTTTTATGCTATTCAATTTGAGGTAGATAAAGATATGCCATTTTGGCTGTATGTTATACTCATTGGCATATTATTTGACATGTACTACACAGGTATTTTCGGTACGTATACGTTGGCATTTATTGTAGCAGTTGCTGTGATGAAACAGCTGCACAAAGTACTAGATGAGCGTTTGCTGAGCGGTATAACCATATTTTTGATTGGATTAATTGTTTATCTCGTTGTTACCTATGGTGCTGGATTTATCATTGGCAGTGCAAATGTGAGTTTGGTCACTTTTTTCGTATTTGAAGTGTTACCGACTGCTATTTTGAATATTATTGTAGCCACAATTTGCTACTATCCCACTTGGTCATTATTTCAGTTTTTAAAATAA
- a CDS encoding amino acid ABC transporter permease produces MNYFLELLPSLLSGLKMTLGVFFFTIIGSIPLGIIVSLGMKSEYFTIRWLINGYIWIMRGTPLLLQLIFVYYGLGMMGISFPRFEAAIIAFIINYAAYLAEIFRGGLQSVPRGQYDAAKVLGFTKIQTFFKIVLPQVIKIVVPSFGNEVINLVKDTSLVYVIGLGDILRAGNIAASRDVTLIPYLLVGLIYLIMTAIVTVLLRRTEKRLNIWR; encoded by the coding sequence ATGAACTATTTTCTAGAATTATTACCGAGTTTATTGTCAGGTTTAAAAATGACATTGGGGGTATTCTTTTTCACAATTATTGGGTCTATCCCATTGGGAATCATTGTATCCCTTGGTATGAAATCTGAATATTTTACGATTCGTTGGCTAATTAATGGGTATATTTGGATTATGCGAGGAACACCATTATTGCTACAATTAATTTTTGTTTATTATGGATTAGGTATGATGGGTATTTCTTTTCCAAGATTCGAAGCAGCTATTATTGCTTTTATTATTAACTATGCGGCCTATTTGGCTGAAATATTCCGTGGTGGGTTGCAATCTGTCCCTCGTGGCCAATATGATGCGGCCAAGGTGTTGGGTTTTACAAAAATACAAACATTTTTTAAAATTGTGCTACCCCAAGTAATTAAAATTGTTGTACCATCCTTTGGCAATGAAGTCATTAACCTGGTTAAAGATACGTCATTAGTATACGTTATTGGGTTAGGAGATATTCTACGGGCAGGTAATATCGCTGCCAGCCGTGATGTGACATTAATTCCTTATTTGCTCGTTGGATTAATTTATCTTATCATGACGGCGATTGTAACTGTACTATTGCGACGTACCGAAAAACGTTTAAATATTTGGAGATAA
- a CDS encoding amino acid ABC transporter ATP-binding protein, producing the protein MLEIKKLTKTYNNNTIFRDLDLTVSDGEVLSIVGPSGIGKTTLIKILAGLETADAGEVTLNSERLPVDGTRTDAKVGLIFQDFNLFPNYTVLDNIILAPINVNKIDKATAKDQARSILDTLGMLNKAELYPFQLSGGQKQRAAIARALAMDPQILAYDEPTSGLDEASTKQVAEIVKTLKHRGVTQLIITHDQFFAEIVSDRVFDFSKEVAR; encoded by the coding sequence ATGTTAGAAATTAAAAAATTAACTAAAACATATAATAATAATACTATTTTTAGGGATTTGGATTTAACTGTCTCCGATGGTGAGGTACTTAGTATTGTTGGTCCTTCTGGTATCGGAAAGACAACTTTGATTAAAATATTAGCTGGTTTAGAGACTGCAGATGCCGGTGAAGTGACCCTAAATAGTGAACGCTTACCAGTTGATGGGACACGTACAGACGCTAAAGTTGGTTTGATTTTTCAAGATTTTAATCTTTTTCCAAATTATACGGTGTTAGACAATATTATTCTGGCGCCCATTAATGTTAATAAAATTGATAAAGCAACGGCCAAAGATCAAGCACGCAGTATTCTTGACACATTGGGCATGTTAAACAAAGCGGAATTGTATCCTTTTCAATTATCCGGAGGACAAAAGCAGCGTGCAGCAATTGCGCGAGCGTTAGCGATGGATCCACAAATTTTAGCGTATGATGAACCAACGAGTGGACTAGATGAAGCATCAACTAAGCAAGTTGCTGAAATTGTTAAAACATTGAAACACCGTGGTGTGACACAACTTATTATTACACATGATCAATTTTTTGCGGAAATAGTATCAGATCGTGTCTTTGATTTTTCAAAGGAGGTAGCACGTTAA
- a CDS encoding amino acid ABC transporter substrate-binding protein gives MVSMKKKIVVNAIIGLLFFGIVVWLAVGLSAGAKHNSQANQETSKTDEWQRIKQDKQITIGLDDTFVPMGFRDKDGKIIGFDVDLANAVFKTMGITVKWQPIDWSMKETELNTGNIDAIWNGYTKTAAREKQVAFSNTYHNATQVLVTLKKNNINSFSDMKGKVLGDQTASSGDESFNQHPKVLKQYVKDQKVVGYDTFDKAFNDLNAGRIDGLLIDEDYARYYVAHQANPRNYTVTVGGFSVDETAVGFRKSDNQLRQAVNQTLSQFKKDGRMKHIENKWFSN, from the coding sequence ATGGTGAGCATGAAGAAAAAAATAGTTGTGAATGCAATTATTGGTTTGCTGTTTTTCGGTATAGTTGTGTGGCTTGCAGTTGGATTAAGTGCAGGTGCCAAGCATAATTCGCAAGCTAACCAAGAAACGTCAAAAACTGATGAATGGCAACGTATTAAACAAGATAAACAAATTACAATTGGTTTGGATGACACTTTTGTGCCAATGGGATTTAGAGACAAAGACGGTAAAATTATTGGTTTTGACGTTGATTTGGCCAATGCTGTTTTTAAAACGATGGGAATTACCGTTAAGTGGCAGCCAATTGATTGGTCAATGAAAGAAACTGAACTCAACACTGGCAATATTGATGCAATTTGGAATGGTTATACTAAAACGGCTGCTCGTGAGAAGCAGGTTGCTTTTTCAAATACGTATCATAATGCGACACAAGTTTTGGTCACGCTAAAGAAAAATAATATTAATTCTTTTTCTGATATGAAAGGCAAGGTGCTTGGCGATCAAACTGCCTCTAGTGGTGATGAAAGCTTTAACCAACATCCAAAGGTACTCAAGCAGTATGTTAAAGATCAAAAAGTTGTTGGTTATGATACTTTTGATAAAGCATTTAATGATTTGAATGCTGGTCGAATTGATGGATTGCTAATTGATGAAGATTATGCACGATATTATGTTGCCCATCAAGCAAACCCTAGAAACTATACGGTTACAGTTGGTGGTTTCTCAGTTGATGAAACAGCTGTTGGTTTCCGTAAATCGGATAATCAATTACGACAAGCTGTTAATCAAACACTATCTCAGTTTAAAAAAGATGGTCGAATGAAACACATTGAAAATAAATGGTTTTCAAATTAA
- the cls gene encoding cardiolipin synthase yields the protein MLRDSLWIIIVTLLIINTFGAIITVFSQKRDIATIWAWLLVLLTLPVVGFFIFFLIGSRISNKKIFRLRTQDMRGLEQIAYNQRQQLEKIEELLPIPDSASELVRLFLTSDDAVLTRGNEIQIFTNGFDKFNALFEDIEHATHHIHLEYFTIYDDKIGNQLIDLLTKKAQEGIEVRIVFDQFGSHGQHRDMYKRLRDAGGIVVPFLMRRFQLLTLRFNFRNHRKIAIIDGTIGYIGGFNVGDQYLGYFKKFGHWRDTHIRIHGDAVLSMQSRFLMDWNATAEAEEVLSETIEYFPEIVQLPGLAMVQIVSSGPDNDMKQIKQGFMRMFASARTEITIQTPYFIPDAAILETLEIAVMSGVRVRLMIPDRPDHPIVYRATQYYAKELIELGAEVYRYDGGFLHSKVVSIDHEIGTVGSANMDIRSFVLNFETNAFVYDPDFAARLEDMFEQDIKDATKLTIEDFEQQSFWLTFLQKFSRLFSPIL from the coding sequence ATGCTAAGAGATTCATTGTGGATAATTATCGTAACGCTCCTAATTATTAACACTTTTGGTGCGATTATTACTGTTTTTAGTCAAAAAAGGGATATTGCCACTATTTGGGCGTGGTTACTTGTCTTACTAACATTACCTGTTGTTGGCTTTTTTATTTTTTTCTTGATAGGTAGTCGTATTTCAAATAAAAAGATTTTCCGTTTAAGAACACAGGATATGCGTGGGTTAGAGCAGATAGCATATAATCAACGGCAACAACTTGAAAAAATTGAAGAACTGTTGCCAATTCCTGACTCCGCTTCCGAACTAGTGCGTTTATTTTTAACATCTGATGATGCTGTGTTAACACGTGGCAATGAAATTCAAATTTTTACGAATGGTTTTGATAAATTTAACGCATTGTTTGAAGATATTGAGCATGCGACACATCATATTCATTTGGAATATTTTACAATTTATGACGATAAAATTGGCAACCAATTAATTGATTTATTAACCAAAAAAGCGCAAGAGGGCATTGAAGTCAGAATTGTTTTTGATCAATTTGGTTCGCATGGACAACACCGAGACATGTACAAGCGCTTACGTGATGCTGGGGGAATAGTGGTGCCGTTTTTGATGCGACGTTTTCAACTTTTGACGTTGCGTTTCAATTTTAGAAATCACCGTAAAATAGCCATTATTGATGGCACTATAGGTTATATAGGTGGTTTCAATGTTGGAGATCAATATCTTGGTTATTTTAAGAAGTTTGGGCATTGGCGAGATACGCATATTCGTATTCATGGTGATGCGGTATTATCTATGCAAAGTCGCTTCTTGATGGATTGGAATGCCACGGCCGAAGCTGAAGAAGTACTTTCCGAAACAATTGAATATTTTCCAGAGATCGTTCAATTACCAGGTCTAGCTATGGTTCAAATAGTATCAAGTGGACCAGATAATGACATGAAACAAATCAAGCAAGGATTTATGCGAATGTTTGCTTCAGCACGAACAGAAATAACGATTCAAACACCATATTTTATTCCAGATGCTGCCATTTTAGAAACGCTTGAAATAGCTGTTATGTCGGGTGTTCGTGTGCGTTTGATGATTCCAGACCGTCCTGATCATCCAATCGTGTATCGCGCAACGCAATATTATGCTAAAGAGCTAATTGAATTGGGTGCAGAAGTTTATCGCTATGATGGTGGCTTTTTGCACAGTAAGGTCGTTAGTATTGACCACGAGATTGGGACAGTTGGTTCAGCCAATATGGATATTAGGTCGTTTGTCTTAAATTTTGAAACAAATGCTTTTGTCTATGATCCAGATTTCGCAGCACGATTAGAGGATATGTTTGAACAAGACATTAAAGATGCAACAAAATTAACAATTGAGGATTTTGAGCAACAGTCGTTTTGGTTAACTTTCCTTCAGAAGTTTAGCCGACTATTTTCGCCAATACTATAA
- the yfmF gene encoding EF-P 5-aminopentanol modification-associated protein YfmF, translating to MKKIQIKSGVNLVVLPTTQFKTMHIAVDFAAPLLDVDKVSARSLLTYLTAVSSNKYPSQQMVAQKTIDLYGAQYQTDVMRFGQTHHVRYTLQIPAPTYIDAENNLLHDAFDFLRDMIFNPLIMDDYFDLPIFTKEKQSLMNELDSLTDDKQRYAMSKLRELTYDLPAMTISSSGRTSDVESLTSKGVYQVYQDMINNDTINIVVYGDIDEARVVSELTTWPLLARQEQSLKPFYRQELLSETNELTDLQADINQAIMTMSYRLAIAPSDPRRFVALVMNALFGGSPLSKLFTIIREKESLAYSIYSRWQHDTGFITVAAGLDADKVAQTDTMIQAQITAIQVGDFSEETLSAIKASLINDYLSQQDSPASEIGLVFSRLLTNRETTVAAWIAAVNAVTSADVSKMAREVVLQSRFTLMPEVLS from the coding sequence ATGAAAAAAATTCAAATTAAAAGTGGTGTGAACCTTGTTGTTCTGCCCACAACACAATTTAAAACAATGCATATTGCTGTCGATTTTGCTGCGCCCTTATTAGATGTTGATAAGGTTTCAGCACGCTCGCTGCTGACTTATTTAACGGCCGTAAGTTCAAATAAGTATCCCAGTCAACAAATGGTTGCCCAAAAAACGATTGACTTATACGGCGCACAGTATCAAACGGATGTCATGCGTTTTGGACAGACACATCATGTGCGGTACACACTTCAAATTCCGGCACCAACCTATATTGATGCAGAAAATAATTTATTACATGATGCATTTGATTTTTTGCGCGACATGATTTTTAATCCGTTAATCATGGACGATTATTTTGATTTGCCAATTTTTACAAAAGAAAAGCAAAGTTTAATGAATGAATTAGATAGTTTAACAGATGATAAACAACGTTACGCAATGTCTAAATTACGTGAATTAACTTATGATTTGCCTGCAATGACAATATCATCATCAGGACGTACCAGTGATGTTGAGTCACTTACTTCAAAGGGTGTTTACCAGGTTTATCAGGATATGATAAACAATGATACAATCAATATCGTTGTTTATGGGGATATTGATGAAGCGCGTGTTGTGTCGGAATTAACGACATGGCCTCTTTTAGCGCGGCAAGAACAGTCGTTGAAACCATTTTATCGGCAAGAATTGCTCTCAGAAACAAACGAACTAACGGATTTACAGGCAGATATTAACCAAGCAATTATGACAATGAGCTATCGATTAGCAATTGCACCCTCAGACCCAAGACGATTTGTCGCCTTGGTCATGAACGCACTTTTTGGCGGTTCACCATTGTCTAAATTATTTACAATCATTCGCGAAAAGGAGTCATTAGCGTATAGTATTTATTCGCGGTGGCAGCATGATACCGGATTTATTACTGTTGCGGCCGGTCTGGACGCTGATAAAGTTGCACAAACGGACACCATGATTCAAGCACAAATAACAGCCATTCAAGTCGGTGATTTCTCTGAGGAAACGTTGTCAGCTATTAAAGCTAGCTTGATAAATGATTATTTAAGTCAACAAGATTCTCCCGCTAGTGAAATAGGACTTGTATTTTCAAGATTGTTAACAAATCGAGAAACAACAGTTGCTGCTTGGATTGCTGCGGTTAATGCTGTAACATCAGCTGATGTTTCGAAAATGGCACGTGAAGTAGTCTTACAAAGTCGGTTTACTTTGATGCCTGAGGTATTATCATGA
- the yfmH gene encoding EF-P 5-aminopentanol modification-associated protein YfmH → MIEKKYKRLKEKVITETLSNGLKVVMIPKKSYHKTFAVITTPFGALDQRFQINNDKPVDIPAGTAHFLEHKLFEKEKSDAFTRFGELGADANAFTNAYQTSYLFSTTQNLNLALIHLLDFVQTPYFSEKTIAKEQGIIGQEIQMYDDDPNWSVYMGLMGLMYPSAPLSEDIAGTKESILKITPALLYNIHRAFYQSDQLTLQIVGNFDPDEMLRVVRDNQTTKTLEKINVKTFQAPINQPKIIQETKKFDVSRPKIGFGMRLPTNARTGKEATKFVLAADILSDILFGEQTDWYQNLYNKGIIDTEFETSFDLLRNYQFMTFFAETTEYEALTVAINNQLTEYKKNLDGKELVFESLRRATLGEGIQRLNSLESIALRGDDVLFGTNLFDKIMLLQDLTYNDILDTAEELYKNAKLQRFVLQK, encoded by the coding sequence ATGATTGAAAAAAAATACAAACGACTGAAAGAAAAAGTTATAACGGAAACATTATCTAATGGTTTAAAAGTTGTGATGATTCCAAAAAAATCATATCATAAAACATTTGCTGTAATTACGACACCATTTGGGGCTTTAGACCAACGCTTTCAAATTAACAATGATAAACCAGTGGATATTCCAGCTGGGACAGCTCATTTTTTGGAACATAAATTATTTGAAAAAGAAAAAAGTGATGCGTTTACACGTTTTGGTGAACTTGGAGCTGATGCTAATGCCTTTACAAATGCTTATCAAACAAGCTATCTGTTTTCAACAACTCAAAATTTAAATTTGGCACTCATACATTTATTAGATTTTGTGCAAACACCATATTTTAGTGAAAAAACGATTGCTAAAGAGCAAGGCATTATCGGGCAAGAAATTCAAATGTATGATGATGATCCAAATTGGAGTGTCTACATGGGACTTATGGGACTCATGTATCCTAGTGCGCCGTTATCAGAAGATATTGCAGGAACAAAAGAATCAATTCTGAAAATCACACCGGCACTATTATATAATATTCATCGGGCTTTTTATCAATCAGACCAATTAACATTACAAATTGTTGGCAATTTTGATCCTGACGAAATGCTACGCGTTGTTAGGGATAATCAAACAACAAAAACGCTTGAAAAAATTAACGTGAAAACTTTTCAAGCACCAATTAATCAGCCTAAAATAATACAAGAAACTAAAAAATTTGATGTGTCACGTCCTAAAATTGGCTTTGGCATGCGATTACCAACAAATGCTAGGACAGGAAAAGAAGCGACTAAATTTGTGTTAGCTGCTGATATCTTATCTGATATTTTGTTTGGAGAACAGACAGATTGGTATCAAAACCTGTATAATAAAGGTATCATTGATACCGAATTTGAAACATCATTTGATTTGCTACGAAACTATCAATTCATGACGTTTTTCGCAGAAACAACTGAATACGAAGCATTAACAGTTGCGATTAACAATCAATTGACTGAATATAAAAAAAATCTTGATGGTAAAGAATTAGTTTTTGAATCTTTACGTCGCGCAACATTAGGAGAAGGCATACAACGTTTAAATTCATTAGAAAGTATTGCTTTGCGCGGTGATGATGTACTTTTTGGTACAAATTTATTTGATAAAATTATGTTACTACAAGATTTGACATATAATGATATATTAGACACCGCTGAAGAGCTATATAAAAACGCGAAACTACAACGGTTTGTTCTGCAGAAATGA
- a CDS encoding helix-turn-helix domain-containing protein: MSEILTNQIGEQLKAARLKKNLSLDDVQASTKIQEKYLEAIENNNLGILPGDFYVRAFIRQYALAVDLNPEDLLGEAGPASISRSKDLNRAHRDNDGVVRAGIDTTRSAKSQISSMLPTIWIGIIVFLVLVGIWFVLTHLNTGSQQSNGGGDVSISSSTVPDSTSSSQSSASSPRKKATKKAVAPKMKLGTPEQNTAQQTTIYNLSKQNTRQHTIKITAQNTGTNVQVTADGDVLLNEVITADKTITVPKGTGVVNVQFTNVANAVMTFDSQRINVISTSTPFWNVLMNLNN; encoded by the coding sequence ATGAGCGAAATTTTAACAAATCAAATAGGTGAGCAGTTAAAAGCTGCTCGTCTCAAAAAAAACTTATCATTGGATGATGTACAAGCCTCAACTAAAATTCAAGAGAAATACCTTGAAGCCATTGAAAACAATAATCTCGGTATTTTACCAGGTGATTTTTATGTTCGCGCGTTTATCCGTCAATATGCACTTGCTGTGGATTTAAATCCTGAAGATTTATTAGGCGAAGCAGGTCCGGCTTCAATCTCACGAAGTAAAGACTTAAATCGTGCGCACCGCGATAATGATGGGGTTGTTCGTGCCGGAATTGATACAACGCGCTCAGCTAAGTCCCAAATCTCAAGTATGCTGCCAACGATTTGGATAGGCATCATAGTTTTCTTAGTGTTAGTTGGTATTTGGTTTGTCCTAACACATTTAAATACTGGTAGCCAACAATCAAATGGTGGTGGGGATGTATCGATTTCAAGTTCTACTGTACCTGACAGCACTAGCTCATCTCAATCAAGTGCATCATCACCAAGAAAAAAGGCAACAAAAAAAGCTGTTGCGCCTAAAATGAAGCTTGGGACACCGGAACAAAATACTGCGCAACAGACGACAATTTATAACTTATCAAAACAAAATACAAGGCAGCATACAATCAAAATTACTGCGCAAAATACAGGGACGAATGTTCAAGTTACAGCTGATGGCGATGTATTATTAAATGAAGTGATAACAGCCGATAAAACCATTACTGTTCCCAAAGGAACAGGTGTTGTGAACGTACAATTTACTAATGTAGCAAACGCAGTAATGACATTTGATAGCCAAAGAATTAACGTCATTAGCACATCAACACCTTTCTGGAATGTGCTGATGAACTTAAATAATTAA
- the pgsA gene encoding CDP-diacylglycerol--glycerol-3-phosphate 3-phosphatidyltransferase, giving the protein MNLPNKLTVFRIILIPIFILILTIPYDWATITTMTVVLPVNWLMAAIVFAVASATDFLDGKIARSQHLVTNFGKFADPLADKLLVITALIFLTSFHVVPAWMTAVIVIRELAITGLRTLIVENNGQVLAAQMPGKIKTFSQMFAIFFLYIKNIPFIYFGFPVGDILLWIAVIFTIYSGIDYFWQNRYVFSDGM; this is encoded by the coding sequence ATGAATCTACCGAATAAATTAACAGTCTTCCGTATTATTTTAATTCCTATTTTTATTTTAATATTGACGATTCCTTATGATTGGGCAACTATAACAACAATGACTGTCGTTTTACCAGTTAATTGGCTAATGGCTGCAATTGTTTTTGCAGTAGCCTCTGCAACTGATTTTTTGGATGGTAAAATTGCAAGAAGTCAGCATTTAGTCACTAATTTTGGTAAATTTGCTGATCCATTAGCTGATAAATTATTGGTGATAACAGCATTGATATTTTTAACAAGCTTTCATGTTGTGCCTGCCTGGATGACTGCAGTTATAGTTATTCGAGAATTGGCTATCACAGGATTAAGGACATTAATAGTTGAGAATAATGGTCAAGTTTTGGCTGCTCAGATGCCGGGGAAAATAAAGACATTTTCACAAATGTTTGCCATTTTTTTCTTGTATATTAAAAATATACCTTTCATTTATTTTGGTTTTCCAGTAGGAGACATATTATTATGGATAGCAGTTATATTTACAATATATTCAGGCATTGATTATTTTTGGCAAAATCGTTATGTATTTTCAGATGGTATGTAA
- the recA gene encoding recombinase RecA, which yields MVTKKTTKKDDKENQAKGRKTALDEALKKIEKNFGKGSVMFLGENTLTQIETYPSGSVKLDVALGVGGYPKGRIIEVYGPESSGKTTIALHAVAEVQKAGGTAAYIDAENALDVKYAEALGVQKDELLLSQPDTGEQGLEIADALVQSGAVDIIVIDSVAALVPRAEIEGEMGDSHVGLQARLMSQALRKLAGTLNRTGTIAIFINQIREKIGVMFGNPETTPGGRALKFYSTIRLEVRRSTQIKDGTDVTGNLTKVKVVKNKVAPPFKVAEVDIMYGKGISQTGEILDLGAEQEIIRKAGAFYYYNDIKIGQGREKAKEFLDAPENAEMRQEIYVKVRNAFGIGDGETSADESTNDDISDSEPETLNLATDDDLTDEPIV from the coding sequence ATGGTCACAAAAAAAACGACTAAAAAAGATGATAAAGAAAATCAAGCAAAGGGTCGCAAAACAGCACTAGATGAGGCGCTGAAGAAAATTGAAAAAAACTTCGGTAAAGGTTCAGTTATGTTTTTGGGTGAAAATACGCTGACGCAGATTGAAACTTATCCATCAGGATCGGTAAAGTTAGATGTTGCACTTGGTGTTGGCGGTTATCCAAAGGGCCGAATTATTGAAGTGTATGGCCCTGAATCATCTGGTAAAACAACCATTGCATTGCATGCGGTTGCTGAAGTACAAAAAGCAGGTGGAACGGCAGCATATATTGATGCAGAAAATGCATTAGATGTTAAATATGCTGAAGCATTAGGTGTCCAAAAAGATGAGCTGTTATTGTCGCAACCCGATACAGGGGAACAAGGCTTAGAGATTGCTGATGCATTAGTACAGTCAGGCGCTGTTGATATTATCGTTATTGATTCAGTTGCAGCATTAGTACCACGTGCAGAAATTGAAGGCGAGATGGGTGATTCACACGTGGGGCTACAAGCACGTTTAATGAGTCAAGCATTACGTAAATTAGCAGGCACTTTAAATCGGACTGGAACCATTGCTATTTTCATTAATCAGATTCGAGAGAAAATTGGTGTGATGTTTGGTAATCCTGAAACAACTCCAGGAGGCCGTGCATTAAAATTTTATTCGACAATTCGTTTAGAAGTACGCCGTTCAACTCAAATTAAAGATGGCACTGATGTCACTGGAAACTTAACCAAAGTGAAGGTGGTTAAGAATAAAGTAGCCCCACCATTTAAGGTTGCTGAAGTAGATATTATGTATGGTAAAGGTATTTCTCAAACAGGGGAAATTCTCGATCTTGGTGCTGAGCAGGAAATTATTCGAAAAGCAGGTGCTTTTTACTATTATAATGACATTAAAATTGGTCAAGGTCGTGAAAAAGCGAAAGAATTTTTAGATGCGCCGGAAAATGCGGAGATGCGTCAAGAAATTTATGTCAAAGTACGTAATGCATTTGGTATAGGAGATGGCGAGACAAGTGCTGATGAGTCTACTAATGATGACATTTCGGATAGTGAACCTGAAACATTGAATTTGGCAACAGATGATGATTTAACAGACGAACCAATTGTATAA